The genomic interval CCTCGACGTTCGGCTCGACCGTCGACGGCTGGCCCATCGTCGGCGTGTATCCAGGCTTTCGTCGGATCTTTTGCTCGCTTGGCTACGGCGGAAACGGCACGGTCTGTTACGCGGTGGCTGCGGACATTCTCGCGAGGCGGATTGCGGGCGAGGACCGGCCCGAGGACGACGTGCTCAGGCCGGAAAGATTGTCTTTGTGGCGGCGCGCTGCGAGAAGGTTGTCGGTGGCGGTGCGGCCGTGACTCACGGGGCACCGGGCTCTGGCGCTTCGACCGTGGGCGATGGCGCCCGCGGCGTGGGCGGCACGGCGAAAATGGCGATGCCAAGCGCGCAGATGCCGATGGCGACGAGGAAAATGTCCGTGAGCGACATCGCGTGTGTCATCGCCGTGCTGACCAGCGGCGCAATGGCGCCGCGGATCCCGAACAGAAGGAAATGAAGCCCAAACGCCTCGGCTTCTCGCCCGGGGACCGCGCGAAAGATGTAGGACATGCAGCCGATGTCCCAGACGGCATCGCCGACGCCAAGCAGGGCGCAGGAGGCGATCACGGCCGCAAACGAGCCGCTGAGCACGTACAGCGCCGGGGCGAGGGCGTAGGCACTCATGCCGATGAACATGGCGTGGCGCGGCGACCACGTGTCGATGATCCACCCCACGACAAAATAGGCCACCAACAGGGCCACGTAGTACGACACGCGCGTCACGCCGATCTGGGCGTTGGACAGGTTCAAGGTATGGACCTGATAGATCTGGTAAATCGGTCCCGCCAACAGGTTGCCGAAGCCGGTGGCCATGGTGGCCATCAGGAAGATGGTCAGAGGCCGGCTGGCGCGGGCCACCTGCCAATGCCCGAAGATTTGCGTGATTCGTCTCGCGGACTGCGTCGAAGTCGCCTCCGGACCTGGCGTTTCCACCTCTCGCACGCGGGAGAACAGAATGACCGACAGCGTCCCCATGATGGCGGCGCCGATGAGCGGCCACCGGTCGCCCTGATGCTGGCTCCATTCGCCGACGACGTAGGCGAGGGGGATGAGGAGCGTCCCCTGCGCGACGCGCACGTAACCCATCAGCCGCCCCCGGAGTGCGGGCGGGTACATGCGGGCGAGCAGCGCGGGATAGGCGGGCGCCTGAATCCCGTTCATGAAGTTCACGATGAACGCCGTCACGAGGAAGGCAGCGGGCGTCAGCAGAGCACCTGCCAACAGGACGGACAGCCGGCCGACGACGAGCGGCCACAGGACAAAAGGCTTTGTCGATCGCCCGCGCATCAGGTGGGCCCACATCGGGGACCAAAGCATGCCGATGGCAGGCGCCGCCGTGAGCAACCCAACCTCGAGGTTGGATACTCCGTGTCGGATGGCCATGGGGACGTAAAACTGGTTGACCACGACATTGAATAGGGCGAACAGGACCGAGCCGCCAAAATCGATTCGGAAATTCCACCACGTTTTCCACTTCATCTGCATCCCGAGGCGGGTGACCACGTCGTCGGGACTCATGCTCGCGCTCCTCATGCTCATCCCCAGCGCAAGGGCGCGGCCGCGCCGCGCCCCGAGAATTGGCGTGTGTTCACATGCTGTCGATGATCGTCACACCCATCCGCGCCAGCGCATGGCCTCCGCGAACGGGCGAATGCCCACCATGTATGCCGCCATGCGAGGCAGCACGTCGTACCGCTCCGCCGTGTCGAGGATGTTGTGCACGCTTTGCACCATCATGTTTTCAAGGCGTTGGTTGACCTCTTCCTCGGTCCAATAGAAGCCTTGGTTGTTTTGTACCCACTCGAAGTACGAAACGGTGACGCCGCCCGCGTTGGCAAGCACGTCCGGCACGACGACGATGCCGCGCTCGTGCAGAATCTGGTCCGCCTCGGGCGTCGTGGGCCCGTTCGCCGCCTCGACGATGAGGCTCGCCTGAATCTTGTCCGCGTTGCCTTCGTGGATCTGGTTCTCCAGCGCCGCGGGAACGAGGACGTCGCACGGCTTGGTCAAGAATTCCTCTGTCGGAATGACGCCGGACAGCCTTGGCGTGACCATTCCGAACGAATCTTTTTCCTCGATGAGTTCCGGAATGGGCAGGCCGTTTTCATTGTACACGCCGCCGCCCGCGTCGCTGATGCCAACCACGGTGGCGCCGAGCTCGTGAAGGATGCGGGCCACGTTTGAACCCACGTTGCCAAATCCCTGCACGAGCACGCGCAGCTCCGAAAGCTTTTTGCCCATTCGCTCCGCGGTCTCGCGCAACGCCACCACGACGCCGAGCGCTGTGGCGGATTCGCGCCCCCGCGATCCGCCGAGGACGAGCGGCTTACCCGTGATGAAGCCCGGAGAGTCGAACTCGCGGATGCGGCTGTACTCGTCGTACATCCACGCCATGATCTGGCTGTTGGTGTACACGTCCGGCGCCGGGATGTCCTTTGCGGGGCCCACAATCTGGCTGATGGCCCGCACGTAGCCGCGCGCCAGTCGCTCCTGCTCGGACAGGCTCATGCTGCGCGGATCACAGACGATACCGCCCTTGGCACCGCCGTAAGGAAGGTTGAAGATGCCGCATTTCAACGACATCCAGATGGAAAGCGCCTTGACCTCATCCAGCGTCACGTCGGGATGGAAGCGAACGCCGCCCTTGGTCGGCCCGATGGCGTCGTTGTGCTGCGCCCGATACCCTGTGAACACTTCCACATGCCCGTCATCCATGCGAACCGGGATGCGAACGGTCATCACCCGGATGGGCTCCTTGAGAAGTTCGTAGACGGCCTCCTCATA from Alicyclobacillus acidocaldarius subsp. acidocaldarius DSM 446 carries:
- a CDS encoding MFS transporter, yielding MRSASMSPDDVVTRLGMQMKWKTWWNFRIDFGGSVLFALFNVVVNQFYVPMAIRHGVSNLEVGLLTAAPAIGMLWSPMWAHLMRGRSTKPFVLWPLVVGRLSVLLAGALLTPAAFLVTAFIVNFMNGIQAPAYPALLARMYPPALRGRLMGYVRVAQGTLLIPLAYVVGEWSQHQGDRWPLIGAAIMGTLSVILFSRVREVETPGPEATSTQSARRITQIFGHWQVARASRPLTIFLMATMATGFGNLLAGPIYQIYQVHTLNLSNAQIGVTRVSYYVALLVAYFVVGWIIDTWSPRHAMFIGMSAYALAPALYVLSGSFAAVIASCALLGVGDAVWDIGCMSYIFRAVPGREAEAFGLHFLLFGIRGAIAPLVSTAMTHAMSLTDIFLVAIGICALGIAIFAVPPTPRAPSPTVEAPEPGAP
- a CDS encoding Glu/Leu/Phe/Val family dehydrogenase, coding for MSQEQGNKRLIVGANKPAHDTNILTNTQATIREALDRLGYEEAVYELLKEPIRVMTVRIPVRMDDGHVEVFTGYRAQHNDAIGPTKGGVRFHPDVTLDEVKALSIWMSLKCGIFNLPYGGAKGGIVCDPRSMSLSEQERLARGYVRAISQIVGPAKDIPAPDVYTNSQIMAWMYDEYSRIREFDSPGFITGKPLVLGGSRGRESATALGVVVALRETAERMGKKLSELRVLVQGFGNVGSNVARILHELGATVVGISDAGGGVYNENGLPIPELIEEKDSFGMVTPRLSGVIPTEEFLTKPCDVLVPAALENQIHEGNADKIQASLIVEAANGPTTPEADQILHERGIVVVPDVLANAGGVTVSYFEWVQNNQGFYWTEEEVNQRLENMMVQSVHNILDTAERYDVLPRMAAYMVGIRPFAEAMRWRGWV